The following coding sequences are from one Primulina eburnea isolate SZY01 chromosome 15, ASM2296580v1, whole genome shotgun sequence window:
- the LOC140814148 gene encoding secretory carrier-associated membrane protein 3-like encodes MLLNGFYRFGLSNSKRAFTSLFLQHHCTYSRLDKHTRNSDNLIYLGKMAGRYDRNPFDEEEEVNPFADGGARGKARSNYSGGSFYTTTATNSRLSPLPPEPADFYNPTAPVDIPIDSAADLKKKERELQAKENELKRREQEVRRKEEAAARAGIVLEEKNWPPFFPIIHHDIANEIPIHLQRLQYVAFTTLLGLTFALFWNLVAVTAAWIKLGDPKIWFLGIIYFISGVPGAYVLWYRPLYRAFRTESALKFGWFFLFYLLHIGFCIFAAVAPPIVFKGKSLTGILPAIDIIGDHAIVGVFYFIGFGLFCLESVLSLWVIQQVYMYFRGSGKAAEMKREVARGAVRAAI; translated from the exons ATGTTACTGAATGGCTTTTATAGATTTGGATTATCAAATTCAAAGCGTGCATTTACCTCTCTCTTCCTGCAACACCACTGTACATACTCTCGCCTTGACAAACACACAAGGAATTCAG ATAATTTAATTTACTTGGGGAAGATGGCTGGCCGATATGATCGTAACCCATTTGATGAAGAAGAGGAAGTCAATCCCTTTGCT GATGGCGGGGCAAGAGGTAAAGCAAGATCCAACTATAGCGGAGGCTCATTCTATACGACG ACCGCCACGAACTCAAGACTTTCGCCCCTTCCTCCAGAACCTGCTGATTTCTACAATCCTACAGCTCCTGTTGATATTCCTATTGATAGTGCTGCG GACTTGAAAAAGAAAGAACGAGAGCTACAAGCTAAGGAAAATGAATTGAAAAGGAGGGAACAG GAAGTTAGGAGGAAAGAAGAAGCTGCTGCACGAG CTGGTATTGTTCTTGAGGAGAAAAATTGGCCTCCCTTTTTTCCCATCATTCATCATGACATTGCAAATGAAATACCAATTCATCTGCAGAGGCTACAATATGTTGCATTTACAACCTTGTTGG GACTCACATTTGCCCTTTTCTGGAATTTGGTTGCCGTTACTGCCGCGTGGATTAAACTTGGAG ATCCGAAGATATGGTTTCTTGGTATTATTTACTTCATTTCTGGGGTTCCAGGAGCCTATGTGTTATGGTATCGTCCACTTTACCGAGCTTTTAG AACAGAGAGTGCGTTGAAGTTTGGGTGGTTTTTCTTGTTTTACTTG CTTCACATTGGCTTTTGTATATTTGCGGCGGTTGCGCCCCCAATTGTTTTCAAAGGGAAATCCCTGAC AGGTATCCTGCCAGCTATAGATATCATAGGCGATCATGCTATAGTCGGG GTTTTCTACTTCATTGGGTTCGGACTATTTTGCCTGGAATCAGTTCTAAGCCTTTGGGTTATTCAG CAAGTATATATGTACTTCCGAGGCAGTGGCAAAGCAGCAGAAATGAAGCGTGAAGTCGCTAGGGGTGCCGTGAGAGCGGCAATATAA
- the LOC140815732 gene encoding exosome complex exonuclease RRP44 homolog A-like, with translation MLQSKSFVKKTKQGKLVKVVREQYLRDDIYCGAPFCKVCDISAARLNSTASTILIVDTNVVLHQIDLLENPALDDVVILSIVLEEVKNKNLAVYNRIRALCSNAQRKFFVFSNEYHKYALF, from the exons ATGCTGCAAAGCAAGTCGTTTGTCAAGAAAACGAAGCAAGGAAAACTCGTCAAG GTGGTGAGAGAACAATATTTGAGAGATGATATATACTGCGGTGCTCCATTTTGTAAAGTTTGTGATATTTCGGCAGCACGCCTTAATTCGACTGCCTCGACTATTCTCATTGTTGACACTAATGTTGTCCTCCATCAG ATTGATTTACTGGAAAATCCAGCTCTAGATGATGTGGTAATTCTATCTATAGTGTTGGAGGAGGTGAAGAACAAGAATCTGGCAGTATATAATAGAATTAGAGCGCTTTGCAGCAACGCCCAGAGGAAATTTTTTGTCTTTTCCAATGAATACCACAAGTATGCTctattttaa
- the LOC140813585 gene encoding uncharacterized protein isoform X3, which produces MESKISMQEENPELDEMVEEDDDSDGPPPGFQCVITRASYHAEKDEVDEEDDEGPPPGFHSTAPKPSPAFHSSDEDSKQEDDDVGPPPGWEFFSMANALPKLSSNSADANLESNDELNEGESEGDSDDEGPPPGWEKVSHHRMPPSCTPPLQPSQAVSSDSEMGSKQETSKNNDEMPQSESQLTPLPLLGQSMPPTPQLQLLPPSASPAEAGSKGDARDVDKRPTSVPAASPKQSVPAESGSKEDTKDVDKRPKSVPAASPKQFVPSTSHPSTPNVGSSSSEKVQLVCGTCRKLLLYPRGAKWVQCPGCQEVNFVLEAHEVGQVKCGNCAILLMYPHGAPAVQCTSCSFVTEIGAKNMRPPLSVQMAQRRRRPIRGRTR; this is translated from the exons ATGGAGAGCAAAATTAGTATGCAAGAAGAGAATCCAGAATTAGACGAGATGGTCGAAGAAGATGATGACTCTGATGGGCCACCACCTGGATTTCAGTGCGTCATCACTCGAGCGTCATACCATGCGGAAAAGGACGAAGTTGATGAAGAAGACGACGAAGGCCCACCGCCTGGGTTTCACTCCACTGCTCCAAAACCCTCGCCAGCGTTTCATTCTTCTG ATGAGGACAGCAAACAAGAAGATGACGATGTTGGGCCGCCACCAGGGTGGGAGTTTTTTTCTATGGCAAATGCATTACCTAAACTATCATCAAACTCAGCAG ATGCAAATTTGGAGAGCAATGATGAACTAAATGAAGGTGAAAGTGAAGGCGATAGTGATGATGAGGGACCTCCTCCTGGATGGGAAAAAGTGTCACATCATCGAATGCCTCCATCATGTACCCCACCATTGCAGCCATCACAAGCAGTTTCTTCAG ACAGTGAAATGGGGAGCAAACAAGAAACTTCGAAGAATAATGATGAAATGCCTCAATCGGAGTCACAATTGACACCGTTGCCCTTGCTCGGGCAATCAATGCCACCAACACCTCAATTACAGCTGCTGCCACCATCAGCATCTCCTGCTG AAGCTGGGAGTAAAGGAGATGCAAGGGATGTGGACAAAAGGCCCACATCTGTGCCAGCTGCTTCTCCAAAGCAATCTGTTCCTGCTG AATCTGGGAGTAAAGAAGACACAAAGGATGTGGACAAAAGGCCCAAATCTGTGCCAGCTGCTTCTCCGAAGCAATTTGTTCCTTCTACTTCGCATCCATCGACACCAAATGTGGGGTCATCATCGTCTG AAAAGGTTCAGCTAGTGTGTGGTACGTGCCGGAAATTGCTGTTGTATCCACGAGGAGCGAAATGGGTTCAATGTCCAGGCTGCCAAGAAGTCAATTTTGTCCTAGAAG CCCATGAAGTCGGACAAGTTAAGTGTGGAAATTGTGCAATATTGCTTATGTACCCGCATGGGGCTCCAGCAGTTCAATGTACTTCTTGTAGTTTCGTCACCGAAATTGGT GCAAAGAACATGCGACCTCCTCTTTCAGTTCAAATGGCCCAGAGACGTCGACGTCCCATTCGAGGCCGAACGCGGTAG
- the LOC140813585 gene encoding uncharacterized protein isoform X1, which produces MESKISMQEENPELDEMVEEDDDSDGPPPGFQCVITRASYHAEKDEVDEEDDEGPPPGFHSTAPKPSPAFHSSDEDSKQEDDDVGPPPGWEFFSMANALPKLSSNSADANLESNDELNEGESEGDSDDEGPPPGWEKVSHHRMPPSCTPPLQPSQAVSSDSEMGSKQETSKNNDEMPQSESQLTPLPLLGQSMPPTPQLQLLPPSASPAEAGSKGDARDVDKRPTSVPAASPKQSVPAESGSEGDTNDVDKRPTSAPMASPKQFVPAESGSKEDTKDVDKRPKSVPAASPKQFVPSTSHPSTPNVGSSSSEKVQLVCGTCRKLLLYPRGAKWVQCPGCQEVNFVLEAHEVGQVKCGNCAILLMYPHGAPAVQCTSCSFVTEIGAKNMRPPLSVQMAQRRRRPIRGRTR; this is translated from the exons ATGGAGAGCAAAATTAGTATGCAAGAAGAGAATCCAGAATTAGACGAGATGGTCGAAGAAGATGATGACTCTGATGGGCCACCACCTGGATTTCAGTGCGTCATCACTCGAGCGTCATACCATGCGGAAAAGGACGAAGTTGATGAAGAAGACGACGAAGGCCCACCGCCTGGGTTTCACTCCACTGCTCCAAAACCCTCGCCAGCGTTTCATTCTTCTG ATGAGGACAGCAAACAAGAAGATGACGATGTTGGGCCGCCACCAGGGTGGGAGTTTTTTTCTATGGCAAATGCATTACCTAAACTATCATCAAACTCAGCAG ATGCAAATTTGGAGAGCAATGATGAACTAAATGAAGGTGAAAGTGAAGGCGATAGTGATGATGAGGGACCTCCTCCTGGATGGGAAAAAGTGTCACATCATCGAATGCCTCCATCATGTACCCCACCATTGCAGCCATCACAAGCAGTTTCTTCAG ACAGTGAAATGGGGAGCAAACAAGAAACTTCGAAGAATAATGATGAAATGCCTCAATCGGAGTCACAATTGACACCGTTGCCCTTGCTCGGGCAATCAATGCCACCAACACCTCAATTACAGCTGCTGCCACCATCAGCATCTCCTGCTG AAGCTGGGAGTAAAGGAGATGCAAGGGATGTGGACAAAAGGCCCACATCTGTGCCAGCTGCTTCTCCAAAGCAATCTGTTCCTGCTG AATCTGGAAGCGAAGGAGACACAAATGATGTGGACAAAAGACCCACTTCTGCGCCAATGGCTTCTCCAAAGCAATTTGTTCCTGCTG AATCTGGGAGTAAAGAAGACACAAAGGATGTGGACAAAAGGCCCAAATCTGTGCCAGCTGCTTCTCCGAAGCAATTTGTTCCTTCTACTTCGCATCCATCGACACCAAATGTGGGGTCATCATCGTCTG AAAAGGTTCAGCTAGTGTGTGGTACGTGCCGGAAATTGCTGTTGTATCCACGAGGAGCGAAATGGGTTCAATGTCCAGGCTGCCAAGAAGTCAATTTTGTCCTAGAAG CCCATGAAGTCGGACAAGTTAAGTGTGGAAATTGTGCAATATTGCTTATGTACCCGCATGGGGCTCCAGCAGTTCAATGTACTTCTTGTAGTTTCGTCACCGAAATTGGT GCAAAGAACATGCGACCTCCTCTTTCAGTTCAAATGGCCCAGAGACGTCGACGTCCCATTCGAGGCCGAACGCGGTAG
- the LOC140813585 gene encoding uncharacterized protein isoform X4: MESKISMQEENPELDEMVEEDDDSDGPPPGFQCVITRASYHAEKDEVDEEDDEGPPPGFHSTAPKPSPAFHSSDEDSKQEDDDVGPPPGWEFFSMANALPKLSSNSADANLESNDELNEGESEGDSDDEGPPPGWEKVSHHRMPPSCTPPLQPSQAVSSDSEMGSKQETSKNNDEMPQSESQLTPLPLLGQSMPPTPQLQLLPPSASPAAGSKGDARDVDKRPTSVPAASPKQSVPAESGSKEDTKDVDKRPKSVPAASPKQFVPSTSHPSTPNVGSSSSEKVQLVCGTCRKLLLYPRGAKWVQCPGCQEVNFVLEAHEVGQVKCGNCAILLMYPHGAPAVQCTSCSFVTEIGAKNMRPPLSVQMAQRRRRPIRGRTR; encoded by the exons ATGGAGAGCAAAATTAGTATGCAAGAAGAGAATCCAGAATTAGACGAGATGGTCGAAGAAGATGATGACTCTGATGGGCCACCACCTGGATTTCAGTGCGTCATCACTCGAGCGTCATACCATGCGGAAAAGGACGAAGTTGATGAAGAAGACGACGAAGGCCCACCGCCTGGGTTTCACTCCACTGCTCCAAAACCCTCGCCAGCGTTTCATTCTTCTG ATGAGGACAGCAAACAAGAAGATGACGATGTTGGGCCGCCACCAGGGTGGGAGTTTTTTTCTATGGCAAATGCATTACCTAAACTATCATCAAACTCAGCAG ATGCAAATTTGGAGAGCAATGATGAACTAAATGAAGGTGAAAGTGAAGGCGATAGTGATGATGAGGGACCTCCTCCTGGATGGGAAAAAGTGTCACATCATCGAATGCCTCCATCATGTACCCCACCATTGCAGCCATCACAAGCAGTTTCTTCAG ACAGTGAAATGGGGAGCAAACAAGAAACTTCGAAGAATAATGATGAAATGCCTCAATCGGAGTCACAATTGACACCGTTGCCCTTGCTCGGGCAATCAATGCCACCAACACCTCAATTACAGCTGCTGCCACCATCAGCATCTCCTGCTG CTGGGAGTAAAGGAGATGCAAGGGATGTGGACAAAAGGCCCACATCTGTGCCAGCTGCTTCTCCAAAGCAATCTGTTCCTGCTG AATCTGGGAGTAAAGAAGACACAAAGGATGTGGACAAAAGGCCCAAATCTGTGCCAGCTGCTTCTCCGAAGCAATTTGTTCCTTCTACTTCGCATCCATCGACACCAAATGTGGGGTCATCATCGTCTG AAAAGGTTCAGCTAGTGTGTGGTACGTGCCGGAAATTGCTGTTGTATCCACGAGGAGCGAAATGGGTTCAATGTCCAGGCTGCCAAGAAGTCAATTTTGTCCTAGAAG CCCATGAAGTCGGACAAGTTAAGTGTGGAAATTGTGCAATATTGCTTATGTACCCGCATGGGGCTCCAGCAGTTCAATGTACTTCTTGTAGTTTCGTCACCGAAATTGGT GCAAAGAACATGCGACCTCCTCTTTCAGTTCAAATGGCCCAGAGACGTCGACGTCCCATTCGAGGCCGAACGCGGTAG
- the LOC140813585 gene encoding uncharacterized protein isoform X2, translating into MESKISMQEENPELDEMVEEDDDSDGPPPGFQCVITRASYHAEKDEVDEEDDEGPPPGFHSTAPKPSPAFHSSDEDSKQEDDDVGPPPGWEFFSMANALPKLSSNSADANLESNDELNEGESEGDSDDEGPPPGWEKVSHHRMPPSCTPPLQPSQAVSSDSEMGSKQETSKNNDEMPQSESQLTPLPLLGQSMPPTPQLQLLPPSASPAAGSKGDARDVDKRPTSVPAASPKQSVPAESGSEGDTNDVDKRPTSAPMASPKQFVPAESGSKEDTKDVDKRPKSVPAASPKQFVPSTSHPSTPNVGSSSSEKVQLVCGTCRKLLLYPRGAKWVQCPGCQEVNFVLEAHEVGQVKCGNCAILLMYPHGAPAVQCTSCSFVTEIGAKNMRPPLSVQMAQRRRRPIRGRTR; encoded by the exons ATGGAGAGCAAAATTAGTATGCAAGAAGAGAATCCAGAATTAGACGAGATGGTCGAAGAAGATGATGACTCTGATGGGCCACCACCTGGATTTCAGTGCGTCATCACTCGAGCGTCATACCATGCGGAAAAGGACGAAGTTGATGAAGAAGACGACGAAGGCCCACCGCCTGGGTTTCACTCCACTGCTCCAAAACCCTCGCCAGCGTTTCATTCTTCTG ATGAGGACAGCAAACAAGAAGATGACGATGTTGGGCCGCCACCAGGGTGGGAGTTTTTTTCTATGGCAAATGCATTACCTAAACTATCATCAAACTCAGCAG ATGCAAATTTGGAGAGCAATGATGAACTAAATGAAGGTGAAAGTGAAGGCGATAGTGATGATGAGGGACCTCCTCCTGGATGGGAAAAAGTGTCACATCATCGAATGCCTCCATCATGTACCCCACCATTGCAGCCATCACAAGCAGTTTCTTCAG ACAGTGAAATGGGGAGCAAACAAGAAACTTCGAAGAATAATGATGAAATGCCTCAATCGGAGTCACAATTGACACCGTTGCCCTTGCTCGGGCAATCAATGCCACCAACACCTCAATTACAGCTGCTGCCACCATCAGCATCTCCTGCTG CTGGGAGTAAAGGAGATGCAAGGGATGTGGACAAAAGGCCCACATCTGTGCCAGCTGCTTCTCCAAAGCAATCTGTTCCTGCTG AATCTGGAAGCGAAGGAGACACAAATGATGTGGACAAAAGACCCACTTCTGCGCCAATGGCTTCTCCAAAGCAATTTGTTCCTGCTG AATCTGGGAGTAAAGAAGACACAAAGGATGTGGACAAAAGGCCCAAATCTGTGCCAGCTGCTTCTCCGAAGCAATTTGTTCCTTCTACTTCGCATCCATCGACACCAAATGTGGGGTCATCATCGTCTG AAAAGGTTCAGCTAGTGTGTGGTACGTGCCGGAAATTGCTGTTGTATCCACGAGGAGCGAAATGGGTTCAATGTCCAGGCTGCCAAGAAGTCAATTTTGTCCTAGAAG CCCATGAAGTCGGACAAGTTAAGTGTGGAAATTGTGCAATATTGCTTATGTACCCGCATGGGGCTCCAGCAGTTCAATGTACTTCTTGTAGTTTCGTCACCGAAATTGGT GCAAAGAACATGCGACCTCCTCTTTCAGTTCAAATGGCCCAGAGACGTCGACGTCCCATTCGAGGCCGAACGCGGTAG